In the Malus domestica chromosome 16, GDT2T_hap1 genome, one interval contains:
- the LOC103403848 gene encoding stem-specific protein TSJT1 produces the protein MLGVFSSAIVSPPDELVAAGSRTPSPKITATSLVNRFVQTNDAAVSVQVGDDAQLAYSHSNESALQPRSFAVKDEIFCLFEGALDNLGSLRQQYGLAKSANEVILVIEAYKALRDRAPYPPNHVVGHLSGNFAFIVFDKSTSTVFVASDQFGKIPLSWGITADGYVAFADDAELLKGACGKSLASFPQGCFYSTSVGGLRSYENPKNKITAVPATDEEIWGATFKVEGPAVLAATK, from the exons ATGTTGGGAGTTTTCAGCAGCGCGATCGTGTCGCCGCCGGACGAGCTGGTAGCCGCCGGCAGCCGAACTCCGTCGCCGAAAATTACGGCGACGTCGCTGGTCAACCGCTTCGTCCAGACCAATGACGCCGCCGTCTCCGTACAAGTCGGCGACGACGCTCAGCTGGCCTACAGTCACAGCAACGAGTCTGCGTTACAGCCGAG GTCATTTGCAGTGAAGGATGAGATATTCTGCTTGTTTGAGGGAGCACTTGACAACTTGGGAAGTTTGAGGCAGCAATACGGACTTGCCAAGTCGGCAAATGAAGTGATTTTGGTGATCGAGGCTTATAAGGCCCTTCGTGATCGGGCTCCTTACCCGCCAAACCATGTCGTTGGCCACCTCAGTGGAAATTTTGCTTTCATAGTATTTGACAAGTCCACCTCAACTGTGTTTGTGGCGTCT GACCAATTTGGCAAGATTCCGCTCTCTTGGGGAATTACTGCTGATGGATATGTGGCCTTTGCTGATGATGCAGAACTGCTCAAGGGTGCTTGTGGCAAGTCACTTGCTTCTTTCCCTCAAG GATGTTTCTACTCCACGTCTGTTGGAGGACTGAGAAGCTATGAGAATCCTAAAAACAAGATCACAGCTGTGCCTGCTACTGATGAAGAAATCTGGGGTGCAACATTTAAG GTGGAAGGGCCAGCAGTTCTTGCAGCCACAAAGTAG
- the LOC103403849 gene encoding nuclear transcription factor Y subunit C-3-like: MDQQGQGHGHPATMGVAGTAAQASYGVNPYGSVGMLQSPTQPAGPSAPSQLAQHQLAYQHIHQQQQQQLQQQLQKFWGEQHKEIDQTNDFKNHSLPLARIKKIMKADEDVRMISAEAPVIFARACEMFILELTMRSWNHTEENKRRTLQKNDIAAAITRTDIFDFLVDIVPREDLKDEVLASIPRGGNLPVGVPSDGVPYYYMPPQHAPQVGAPGNQNMYGQQTHAYIAQPTWPHQQQQPHEDIE, from the coding sequence ATGGATCAGCAAGGGCAAGGGCATGGGCATCCTGCAACAATGGGAGTGGCGGGTACTGCAGCTCAAGCATCATATGGTGTGAACCCGTATGGATCAGTTGGGATGCTGCAATCTCCTACTCAGCCAGCAGGTCCTTCTGCCCCTTCTCAGCTTGCACAACACCAGCTAGCGTATCAGCACATCcaccagcaacaacaacagcaaCTGCAGCAACAACTCCAAAAATTTTGGGGAGAGCAGCATAAAGAAATTGATCAAACTAATGATTTCAAAAACCATAGTTTGCCATTGGCCAGGATTAAGAAGATTATGAAAGCGGATGAGGATGTGAGGATGATATCAGCCGAAGCTCCCGTCATATTTGCTAGGGCCTGTGAGATGTTCATTCTAGAGTTGACAATGCGGTCTTGGAATCATACCGAGGAGAACAAAAGAAGAACACTGCAAAAGAACGACATCGCAGCAGCAATTACGCGGACAGATATATTTGACTTTCTTGTTGATATCGTCCCAAGAGAGGATTTGAAAGATGAAGTACTTGCATCAATCCCAAGAGGTGGGAATCTCCCAGTTGGGGTTCCATCTGATGGTGTTCCTTACTATTACATGCCTCCTCAGCATGCTCCACAGGTTGGTGCTCCGGGGAATCAGAATATGTATGGCCAACAGACACATGCGTACATTGCTCAGCCAACATGGCCACATCAACAACAGCAACCGCACGAAGATATCGAGTAA
- the LOC103403850 gene encoding ATP-dependent (S)-NAD(P)H-hydrate dehydratase isoform X4, producing the protein MQGIRKFTSRPSLEADAESVLRAITPTLDPNRHKGQAGKIAVIGGCREYTGAPYFSAISALKIGADLSHVFCTKDAASVIKSYSPELIVHPILEESYSVRDGDRSFISEKVLAEVDKWMERFDCLVVGPGLGRDPFLLDCVSNIMKHARRSNVPIVIDGDGLFLVTNCIDLVSGYPLAVLTPNINEYKRLVQKVLSCEVNDEDAPEQVLSLAKRIGGVTILRKGRSDLISDGETVNSVSIYGSPRRCGGQGDILSGSVGVFLSWARQKIKNGDLSTSSRNPALLGCIAASALMRKAASLAFENKKRSTLTTDIIECLGRSLEDICPVG; encoded by the exons ATGCAAGGAATTAGGAAATTCACGAGTCGGCCCTCTTTGGAAGCCGACGCCGAGAGCGTTTTGCGAGCAATCACTCCGACCCTCGATCCCAACAGACACAAGGGTCAGGCTG GAAAGATAGCTGTTATTGGCGGCTGTCGTGAGTACACCGGTGCTCCATACTTTTCTGCTATCTCAGCATTAAAAATT GGCGCAGACCTGTCCCATGTCTTTTGTACAAAAGATGCAGCTTCGGTCATAAAAAGCTACAGTCCTGAGTTGATTGTACACCCTATTTTAGAAGAATCGTACAGTGTTAG GGATGGGGACAGAAGTTTCATCTCAGAAAAGGTTCTTGCTGAAGTTGATAAATGGATGGAAAGATTTGACTGTCTTGTCGTTGGTCCAGGCCTCGGAAGGGACCCATTTCTTCTG GACTGTGTGAGCAACATCATGAAGCATGCAAGGCGGTCCAATGTCCCAATTGTCATTGATGGG GATGGACTCTTTCTGGTCACAAACTGTATTGATCTTGTCAGTGGATATCCCTTAGCTGTGCTGACCCCAAACATAAATGAATATAAGCGCCTTGTACAGAAAGTTTTGAGCTGTGAAGTAAATGATGAAGATGCTCCCGAGCAAGTACTATCTCTTGCAAAAAG GATTGGTGGTGTAACTATACTTAGGAAAGGAAGATCTGACCTCATTAGTGATGGTGAGACAG TCAACTCAGTGAGCATATACGGTTCTCCTCGACGATGTGGTGGGCAGGGTGATATACTTTCTGGAAG CGTTGGTGTATTTCTATCATGGGCCCGTCAAAAGATCAAAAATGGGGATTTGAGTACCAG TTCCAGAAATCCTGCACTGTTGGGGTGCATTGCTGCGTCCGCTTTAATGAGGAAGGCTGCATCCCTTGCTTTTGAGAATAAGAAAAGGTCAACCCTCACTACCGATATCATCGAGTGCTTGGGAAGAAG TTTGGAGGATATCTGTCCAGTTGGTTGA
- the LOC103403850 gene encoding ATP-dependent (S)-NAD(P)H-hydrate dehydratase isoform X1, whose product MSFLRLQQPKVHRSLRNTISLAASVCCAVLPEILKNQSLGTYLKFLAPNFSNLINFWFLIRSLGVGGCSDRNTITNQKAMQGIRKFTSRPSLEADAESVLRAITPTLDPNRHKGQAGKIAVIGGCREYTGAPYFSAISALKIGADLSHVFCTKDAASVIKSYSPELIVHPILEESYSVRDGDRSFISEKVLAEVDKWMERFDCLVVGPGLGRDPFLLDCVSNIMKHARRSNVPIVIDGDGLFLVTNCIDLVSGYPLAVLTPNINEYKRLVQKVLSCEVNDEDAPEQVLSLAKRIGGVTILRKGRSDLISDGETVNSVSIYGSPRRCGGQGDILSGSVGVFLSWARQKIKNGDLSTSSRNPALLGCIAASALMRKAASLAFENKKRSTLTTDIIECLGRSLEDICPVG is encoded by the exons ATGTCCTTCCTTCGACTTCAACAGCCAAAAGTCCACCGATCTTTGCGGAACACCATTTCACTCGCTGCTTCTGTGTGCTGTGCTGTGCTTCCAGAGATTTTGAAGAACCAATCTTTGGGTACGTATCTGAAATTTCTTGCTCCAAACTTCAGCAATTTGATCAATTTCTGG TTTCTGATAAGGTCTCTCGGAGTAGGAGGTTGCAGTGATCGTAACACCATCACAAATCAGAAGGCAATGCAAGGAATTAGGAAATTCACGAGTCGGCCCTCTTTGGAAGCCGACGCCGAGAGCGTTTTGCGAGCAATCACTCCGACCCTCGATCCCAACAGACACAAGGGTCAGGCTG GAAAGATAGCTGTTATTGGCGGCTGTCGTGAGTACACCGGTGCTCCATACTTTTCTGCTATCTCAGCATTAAAAATT GGCGCAGACCTGTCCCATGTCTTTTGTACAAAAGATGCAGCTTCGGTCATAAAAAGCTACAGTCCTGAGTTGATTGTACACCCTATTTTAGAAGAATCGTACAGTGTTAG GGATGGGGACAGAAGTTTCATCTCAGAAAAGGTTCTTGCTGAAGTTGATAAATGGATGGAAAGATTTGACTGTCTTGTCGTTGGTCCAGGCCTCGGAAGGGACCCATTTCTTCTG GACTGTGTGAGCAACATCATGAAGCATGCAAGGCGGTCCAATGTCCCAATTGTCATTGATGGG GATGGACTCTTTCTGGTCACAAACTGTATTGATCTTGTCAGTGGATATCCCTTAGCTGTGCTGACCCCAAACATAAATGAATATAAGCGCCTTGTACAGAAAGTTTTGAGCTGTGAAGTAAATGATGAAGATGCTCCCGAGCAAGTACTATCTCTTGCAAAAAG GATTGGTGGTGTAACTATACTTAGGAAAGGAAGATCTGACCTCATTAGTGATGGTGAGACAG TCAACTCAGTGAGCATATACGGTTCTCCTCGACGATGTGGTGGGCAGGGTGATATACTTTCTGGAAG CGTTGGTGTATTTCTATCATGGGCCCGTCAAAAGATCAAAAATGGGGATTTGAGTACCAG TTCCAGAAATCCTGCACTGTTGGGGTGCATTGCTGCGTCCGCTTTAATGAGGAAGGCTGCATCCCTTGCTTTTGAGAATAAGAAAAGGTCAACCCTCACTACCGATATCATCGAGTGCTTGGGAAGAAG TTTGGAGGATATCTGTCCAGTTGGTTGA
- the LOC103403850 gene encoding ATP-dependent (S)-NAD(P)H-hydrate dehydratase isoform X2 — protein MLIKHGINSGFVARTCLYMLGSSGVLRRQQFLIRSLGVGGCSDRNTITNQKAMQGIRKFTSRPSLEADAESVLRAITPTLDPNRHKGQAGKIAVIGGCREYTGAPYFSAISALKIGADLSHVFCTKDAASVIKSYSPELIVHPILEESYSVRDGDRSFISEKVLAEVDKWMERFDCLVVGPGLGRDPFLLDCVSNIMKHARRSNVPIVIDGDGLFLVTNCIDLVSGYPLAVLTPNINEYKRLVQKVLSCEVNDEDAPEQVLSLAKRIGGVTILRKGRSDLISDGETVNSVSIYGSPRRCGGQGDILSGSVGVFLSWARQKIKNGDLSTSSRNPALLGCIAASALMRKAASLAFENKKRSTLTTDIIECLGRSLEDICPVG, from the exons ATGCTAATAAAACATGGAATAAATTCTGGGTTTGTTGCAAGAACTTGCCTTTACATGTTGGGTTCCTCTGGTGTGCTGAGAAGGCAACAGTTTCTGATAAGGTCTCTCGGAGTAGGAGGTTGCAGTGATCGTAACACCATCACAAATCAGAAGGCAATGCAAGGAATTAGGAAATTCACGAGTCGGCCCTCTTTGGAAGCCGACGCCGAGAGCGTTTTGCGAGCAATCACTCCGACCCTCGATCCCAACAGACACAAGGGTCAGGCTG GAAAGATAGCTGTTATTGGCGGCTGTCGTGAGTACACCGGTGCTCCATACTTTTCTGCTATCTCAGCATTAAAAATT GGCGCAGACCTGTCCCATGTCTTTTGTACAAAAGATGCAGCTTCGGTCATAAAAAGCTACAGTCCTGAGTTGATTGTACACCCTATTTTAGAAGAATCGTACAGTGTTAG GGATGGGGACAGAAGTTTCATCTCAGAAAAGGTTCTTGCTGAAGTTGATAAATGGATGGAAAGATTTGACTGTCTTGTCGTTGGTCCAGGCCTCGGAAGGGACCCATTTCTTCTG GACTGTGTGAGCAACATCATGAAGCATGCAAGGCGGTCCAATGTCCCAATTGTCATTGATGGG GATGGACTCTTTCTGGTCACAAACTGTATTGATCTTGTCAGTGGATATCCCTTAGCTGTGCTGACCCCAAACATAAATGAATATAAGCGCCTTGTACAGAAAGTTTTGAGCTGTGAAGTAAATGATGAAGATGCTCCCGAGCAAGTACTATCTCTTGCAAAAAG GATTGGTGGTGTAACTATACTTAGGAAAGGAAGATCTGACCTCATTAGTGATGGTGAGACAG TCAACTCAGTGAGCATATACGGTTCTCCTCGACGATGTGGTGGGCAGGGTGATATACTTTCTGGAAG CGTTGGTGTATTTCTATCATGGGCCCGTCAAAAGATCAAAAATGGGGATTTGAGTACCAG TTCCAGAAATCCTGCACTGTTGGGGTGCATTGCTGCGTCCGCTTTAATGAGGAAGGCTGCATCCCTTGCTTTTGAGAATAAGAAAAGGTCAACCCTCACTACCGATATCATCGAGTGCTTGGGAAGAAG TTTGGAGGATATCTGTCCAGTTGGTTGA
- the LOC103403850 gene encoding ATP-dependent (S)-NAD(P)H-hydrate dehydratase isoform X3, translating to MLGSSGVLRRQQFLIRSLGVGGCSDRNTITNQKAMQGIRKFTSRPSLEADAESVLRAITPTLDPNRHKGQAGKIAVIGGCREYTGAPYFSAISALKIGADLSHVFCTKDAASVIKSYSPELIVHPILEESYSVRDGDRSFISEKVLAEVDKWMERFDCLVVGPGLGRDPFLLDCVSNIMKHARRSNVPIVIDGDGLFLVTNCIDLVSGYPLAVLTPNINEYKRLVQKVLSCEVNDEDAPEQVLSLAKRIGGVTILRKGRSDLISDGETVNSVSIYGSPRRCGGQGDILSGSVGVFLSWARQKIKNGDLSTSSRNPALLGCIAASALMRKAASLAFENKKRSTLTTDIIECLGRSLEDICPVG from the exons ATGTTGGGTTCCTCTGGTGTGCTGAGAAGGCAACAGTTTCTGATAAGGTCTCTCGGAGTAGGAGGTTGCAGTGATCGTAACACCATCACAAATCAGAAGGCAATGCAAGGAATTAGGAAATTCACGAGTCGGCCCTCTTTGGAAGCCGACGCCGAGAGCGTTTTGCGAGCAATCACTCCGACCCTCGATCCCAACAGACACAAGGGTCAGGCTG GAAAGATAGCTGTTATTGGCGGCTGTCGTGAGTACACCGGTGCTCCATACTTTTCTGCTATCTCAGCATTAAAAATT GGCGCAGACCTGTCCCATGTCTTTTGTACAAAAGATGCAGCTTCGGTCATAAAAAGCTACAGTCCTGAGTTGATTGTACACCCTATTTTAGAAGAATCGTACAGTGTTAG GGATGGGGACAGAAGTTTCATCTCAGAAAAGGTTCTTGCTGAAGTTGATAAATGGATGGAAAGATTTGACTGTCTTGTCGTTGGTCCAGGCCTCGGAAGGGACCCATTTCTTCTG GACTGTGTGAGCAACATCATGAAGCATGCAAGGCGGTCCAATGTCCCAATTGTCATTGATGGG GATGGACTCTTTCTGGTCACAAACTGTATTGATCTTGTCAGTGGATATCCCTTAGCTGTGCTGACCCCAAACATAAATGAATATAAGCGCCTTGTACAGAAAGTTTTGAGCTGTGAAGTAAATGATGAAGATGCTCCCGAGCAAGTACTATCTCTTGCAAAAAG GATTGGTGGTGTAACTATACTTAGGAAAGGAAGATCTGACCTCATTAGTGATGGTGAGACAG TCAACTCAGTGAGCATATACGGTTCTCCTCGACGATGTGGTGGGCAGGGTGATATACTTTCTGGAAG CGTTGGTGTATTTCTATCATGGGCCCGTCAAAAGATCAAAAATGGGGATTTGAGTACCAG TTCCAGAAATCCTGCACTGTTGGGGTGCATTGCTGCGTCCGCTTTAATGAGGAAGGCTGCATCCCTTGCTTTTGAGAATAAGAAAAGGTCAACCCTCACTACCGATATCATCGAGTGCTTGGGAAGAAG TTTGGAGGATATCTGTCCAGTTGGTTGA